From Humisphaera borealis, the proteins below share one genomic window:
- a CDS encoding ABC transporter permease: MSKRRRVLPGFPFAMGYSMFYLSIIVLLPLAALILKSAQLSWDDFWKTANSDVVRASYRLTFQASAAAALINGLFGLIIAWVLVRCPFPGCRLFDAVVDFPFALPTAVAGLTFGSLYAGMPWIEQILIGDWVTAAWNSTAGRIDALTLGPRTLSGLNELRVVLMLTFVSLPFVIRTVQPVLQEWEIETEQAAHSLGASNWLTFRRVIMPELMPAWLSGMALAFARSVGEYGSVIFVTGNIPGKSQIAPVQIMQQLEEYRYAQATAIGVVLLGVALLVLLLVNVLQWWANRQAR; this comes from the coding sequence ATGTCCAAGCGTCGACGTGTACTTCCCGGGTTCCCCTTCGCGATGGGGTACTCGATGTTCTATCTCTCGATCATCGTGCTGCTGCCGTTGGCCGCACTGATCCTGAAGTCCGCGCAGTTGAGTTGGGATGACTTCTGGAAAACCGCTAACAGCGATGTCGTCCGGGCCTCGTATCGATTGACGTTTCAGGCCTCTGCGGCCGCGGCGCTGATCAATGGGCTGTTCGGCCTGATTATTGCCTGGGTGCTGGTCCGCTGTCCGTTTCCTGGCTGCCGGCTCTTCGACGCGGTGGTCGACTTTCCGTTCGCGCTGCCGACGGCCGTCGCGGGGCTGACTTTCGGCAGCCTGTACGCAGGAATGCCCTGGATCGAGCAGATTCTTATCGGCGACTGGGTGACGGCCGCCTGGAACTCAACCGCTGGTCGGATTGACGCATTGACGCTGGGGCCGCGGACATTGTCCGGTCTCAACGAATTGCGTGTCGTGCTGATGCTGACGTTCGTAAGTCTTCCGTTCGTCATTCGAACCGTCCAGCCGGTGCTGCAGGAGTGGGAGATCGAGACCGAGCAGGCCGCCCACAGCCTGGGAGCGAGCAACTGGCTTACGTTCCGCCGAGTCATCATGCCGGAACTGATGCCGGCCTGGCTCAGCGGAATGGCATTGGCATTCGCCCGATCGGTCGGCGAGTACGGATCTGTCATCTTCGTGACCGGCAACATCCCGGGTAAGAGCCAGATCGCCCCGGTTCAGATCATGCAACAGCTGGAGGAGTACCGTTACGCCCAGGCGACCGCAATCGGAGTGGTGCTGCTGGGTGTCGCGCTGCTCGTTCTGTTGCTGGTGAACGTGCTCCAGTGGTGGGCCAATCGGCAGGCCAGATGA